One genomic region from Leishmania braziliensis MHOM/BR/75/M2904 complete genome, chromosome 35 encodes:
- a CDS encoding putative ER--golgi transport protein gp25L, with protein sequence MGLRVFTSLVAASAAKLLVLVVLLSCTVTGFVFQLKSGESRCFFQEVPSDTDLRMVYKSDDTYGDFLDVVLTNAEGRALYMEYSRSNGAFVGRVTNGGEHMLCFSSRQGMQSAKSTRNVLLVMQLGADAKDYDTMATKEKMRPMEVQMRMMEDTVQEVHNEFIYFRAREAEMRNTNEHMTAKVMWMSIGLIILFGIFWYLQMRHLKRYFKKKRMID encoded by the coding sequence ATGGGGCTTCGTGTCTTTACGTCGCTTGTAGCGGCTTCGGCAGCCAAGCTGCTGGTACTAGTGGTGCTACTGAGCTGTACTGTAACTGGTTTCGTGTTTCAGCTAAAGTCGGGCGAATCACGCTGCTTCTTCCAGGAGGTGCCGAGTGACACGGATTTGCGCATGGTATACAAGTCGGATGATACCTACGGAGATTTTCTCGACGTTGTACTCACCAACGCGGAAGGTCGTGCGCTCTACATGGAGTACAGCAGGAGTAATGGCGCCTTTGTGGGTCGCGTCACCAACGGTGGTGAGCACATGCTGTGCTTTAGCTCACGTCAAGGAATGCAGAGCGCGAAAAGTACTCGAAACGTTTTGCTAGTGATGCAGCTAGGCGCGGATGCGAAAGACTACGACACCATGGCGACGAAGGAGAAGATGCGACCGATGGAGGTACAGATGCGCATGATGGAAGACACGGTGCAGGAGGTTCACAACGAGTTTATCTACTTCCGGGCCCGCGAGGCGGAGATGCGTAACACAAACGAGCACATGACAGCTAAGGTGATGTGGATGTCGATTGGCCTCATCATTCTCTTTGGCATCTTTTGGTACCTGCAGATGCGTCACCTAAAGCGCTACttcaagaagaagcgcatgaTCGATTAG